From a region of the Gossypium raimondii isolate GPD5lz chromosome 10, ASM2569854v1, whole genome shotgun sequence genome:
- the LOC105777750 gene encoding LOW QUALITY PROTEIN: ATP synthase subunit d, mitochondrial (The sequence of the model RefSeq protein was modified relative to this genomic sequence to represent the inferred CDS: inserted 2 bases in 2 codons; deleted 1 base in 1 codon), producing MPSLQDLAQRNASLLSKLMVTLPVLEIVNYRPLPPHGLDGVLRIHRYKCYILFHCGVEIPKFVDTVTPQYKPKFDELLVELKEAEEKSLKESERLEKEIAEVQELKIKTMTADEYFEKHPELXKKFDDEIXNDYWGY from the exons ATGCCTTCTTTGCAAGATTTGGCACAAAGGAATGCTTCTTTATTGAGCAAGCTCATGGTGACACTTCCGGTGCTTGAAATTGTCAACTATCGCCCGCTTCCACCGCATG GTTTGGATGGAGTTTTGAGGATTCACCGTTACAAATGTTATATACTCTTCCATTGCGGTGTAGAGATCCCCAAGTTTGTTGACACCGTCACTCCTCaatacaaaccaaaatttgATGAATTG CTTGTAGAATTGAAAGAGGCGGAGGAGAAATCCTTGAAAGAGTCT GAGCGATTGGAGAAAGAAATTGCCGAGGTTCAAGAACTTAag ATCAAGACCATGACCGCAGACGAGTACTTTGAGAAACATCCAGAGC AAAAGAAATTCGATGATGAGA CGAATGACTACTGGGGCTATTGA
- the LOC105775033 gene encoding uncharacterized protein LOC105775033 isoform X2 — MAYLSHSERTSKDTHNCPSSEENEWLELGLGFSIAPKKQDDGQHQPNPNIAVPFPVSAAASSHLKAKQKPPGCSSSNSTKGLELGLSLGIDSETHEDDDEGGNYGQMAVWRNQDGGDDYGDDDDDYDDMAWWWPCHMNSGCFNDWQVPVPNNSHHYIPRTRPHSGLWFTLHSYTNRNGEALPQIPKAYIRVKDENVTIFMVKKYLVRKLGLSNEAEVEISCMGQRLVHTQTLKQAMRFQLMLTFLYLFLYIIIICHVLQMYILI, encoded by the exons ATGGCCTATCTTTCGCATTCTGAGAGAACCAGTAAGGATACTCACAACTGCCCATCTTCAGAAGAGAATGAATGGCTTgagttagggttagggtttagcaTTGCACCAAAGAAACAAGATGACGGGCAACATCAACCCAACCCTAACATTGCCGTTCCTTTTCCAGTTTCAGCCGCTGCTTCTTCACATCTCAAAGCCAAGCAGAAGCCACCTGGTTGTAGTAGTAGTAATAGTACTAAAGGGTTGGAGCTAGGTTTAAGTCTAGGAATAGATTCAGAGActcatgaagatgatgatgaaggtGGCAATTATGGGCAGATGGCCGTGTGGCGAAATCAAGATGGAGGCGATGAttatggtgatgatgatgatgattacGATGACATGGCATGGTGGTGGCCGTGCCACATGAATTCAGGTTGCTTCAATGACTGGCAAGTGCCGGTTCCCAATAACTCCCATCATTACATACCAAGAACCAGACCCCACTCTGGCTTGTGGTTTACCCTTCACTCATATACCAACCG GAACGGGGAAGCACTGCCTCAAATACCAAAGGCATACATTAGAGTGAA GGACGAGAACGTGACGATTTTCATGGTTAAAAAGTACCTGGTTAGAAAGCTTGGTCTCTCCAACGAAGCTGAG GTAGAGATATCATGCATGGGGCAGAGATTGGTGCATACACAAACATTGAAGCAA GCGATGCGCTTTCAACTAATGCTCACCTTTCTCTAcctctttttatatataattataatatgcCACGTTCTTCAAATGTATATATTGATTTAG
- the LOC105775033 gene encoding uncharacterized protein LOC105775033 isoform X1, with protein sequence MAYLSHSERTSKDTHNCPSSEENEWLELGLGFSIAPKKQDDGQHQPNPNIAVPFPVSAAASSHLKAKQKPPGCSSSNSTKGLELGLSLGIDSETHEDDDEGGNYGQMAVWRNQDGGDDYGDDDDDYDDMAWWWPCHMNSGCFNDWQVPVPNNSHHYIPRTRPHSGLWFTLHSYTNRNGEALPQIPKAYIRVKDENVTIFMVKKYLVRKLGLSNEAEVEISCMGQRLVHTQTLKQVRDSVWLPRFLESESTFHHYSLQTNSANNHLMSLYYGRRCAFN encoded by the exons ATGGCCTATCTTTCGCATTCTGAGAGAACCAGTAAGGATACTCACAACTGCCCATCTTCAGAAGAGAATGAATGGCTTgagttagggttagggtttagcaTTGCACCAAAGAAACAAGATGACGGGCAACATCAACCCAACCCTAACATTGCCGTTCCTTTTCCAGTTTCAGCCGCTGCTTCTTCACATCTCAAAGCCAAGCAGAAGCCACCTGGTTGTAGTAGTAGTAATAGTACTAAAGGGTTGGAGCTAGGTTTAAGTCTAGGAATAGATTCAGAGActcatgaagatgatgatgaaggtGGCAATTATGGGCAGATGGCCGTGTGGCGAAATCAAGATGGAGGCGATGAttatggtgatgatgatgatgattacGATGACATGGCATGGTGGTGGCCGTGCCACATGAATTCAGGTTGCTTCAATGACTGGCAAGTGCCGGTTCCCAATAACTCCCATCATTACATACCAAGAACCAGACCCCACTCTGGCTTGTGGTTTACCCTTCACTCATATACCAACCG GAACGGGGAAGCACTGCCTCAAATACCAAAGGCATACATTAGAGTGAA GGACGAGAACGTGACGATTTTCATGGTTAAAAAGTACCTGGTTAGAAAGCTTGGTCTCTCCAACGAAGCTGAG GTAGAGATATCATGCATGGGGCAGAGATTGGTGCATACACAAACATTGAAGCAAGTAAGAGACAGTGTGTGGTTGCCTAGATTCCTTGAATCTGAATCCACCTTCCACCATTACTCACTTCAAACCAATTCTGCAAATAATCATTTGATGTCTTTATACTATGGCAGGCGATGCGCTTTCAACTAA